Genomic segment of bacterium:
GACGCGGTCTCGTCCTTCCAGCAGATGGACCGCACTCAGGACCAGGAACGCGAAGGCGACCAGCCAAAGGGATGTCGTGGCGGCAGCGGCGTAGTTCAGCGCCTGGACATCGTCGTAGATCGCAATCGAGAGGGTACGAGTGACGCCCGGAATATTGCCTCCGACCATCAGCACGACCCCAAACTCCCCGATTGTGTGTGCGAAGGTCAGGACCATCCCGGTGAGGATTCCGGGCCAGGCGAGGGGCAGCACCACGCGCCGCAGTGTCATCCCGGGGCTTTCACCCAGCGTCCAGGAGGCCTCCAGCAACCGCTGGTCGATGCGGGCGAGTGCGGCGATAAAGGGACGCATCGCGAAGGGGATGTTGAAGATAACCGAAGCGAGCAGAATCCCAGCGAAGGAAAAGGGAAGTCGCTGTCCTGTGATCTGTGTGTACCAGGATCCCGCCAGCGTGTCAGGACTAAAGGCGGTCAGGAGATAAAAGCCCAGGACCGTTGGTGGCAACAGCAATGGCAGTGC
This window contains:
- the cysT gene encoding Sulfate transport system permease protein CysT, with product MDPVALQLTLRLALGTTVILTVCGLPLAWWLATTRWPGRFLVESLLALPLLLPPTVLGFYLLTAFSPDTLAGSWYTQITGQRLPFSFAGILLASVIFNIPFAMRPFIAALARIDQRLLEASWTLGESPGMTLRRVVLPLAWPGILTGMVLTFAHTIGEFGVVLMVGGNIPGVTRTLSIAIYDDVQALNYAAAATTSLWLVAFAFLVLSAVHLLEGRDRVRV